A window of bacterium genomic DNA:
CACGACCAGGTCAGGTGCAGCGGCGCGTCCAGCTCGACGCCGCGCCTGACGATGGCGCCCTTGTCCAGGCGGATCAGCGGGGTGATGATGCGCAGCTGCGTGTCCGGGCGCGTGCCGGCATTGGCGGCGGCCTCGAAGCGGTCGTAGAATTCGCGCCGGCAATCGGGGTAGCCGCTGCCGTCCTCCTCCACCGCGCCGATGAACAGCGCCGTGGCGCCGATGACCTCGGCCCACGAGACGCCCACCGACAGGATGTGCGCGTTGCGGAAGGGCACATAGGTCGAGGGCACGCCCTGACCCGGCTCGGGCAATCCCGTCTCGACCGCGCACGAGGCATCGACCAGCGACGAGCCGCCGATCACCTTCAGGTACGAGATGTCGGCCGCCAGGCGCCGCACCACGCCGTAGTGGTCGCAGAGGTCGCCGAACGCGCGCAACTCGCGCGCCTCGGTGCGTTGACCGTAGTTGATGTGCAGCGCGGCAACCTCGAACTCCCGCGCCGCCTCGGCCAGGCACACGCACGAATCCATGCCGCCGCTCACCAGGACGATCGCCGTCTCACGGGCCGTCGCCATCGTCAGACCCCCCGTTCGACGCCGGGCCAGACGATCTTGTGCAACTGCAGCTGGAAGCGCACCTCGAGGCCGTCCTCGAGGATCCATTGCGCCAGGTCCGCCGCCGACAGCCCGTCCTGCACCGGCGAGAAGCTGACCGGCACGCCGGCAGGCAGGCGCCCCGCCTCGCGCACCAGGTCACGCGCCCATTCGTAATCGCGCCGGTCGGCCAGCACGGCCTTCAGTTCGTCACCCGCACCCAGGCAGGCGATGCCGGCCCAGTCGATGACGCCGGGCTCGAGCCCGCTGCCGGGCGCCTTCAGGTCGACGATGCGATGGACGCCGACGGGCACCGCCGCCAGCGGCACCAGCGTGCGCGGCCCCACGGTGCCGCTGGTCTCGAGCAGCACCTCGCGACCATCGGCCAGCAGTGCCTGCAGGAGGTCGACCACTGCCGGCTGCAGCAGCGGCTAGCCGCCGGTCACCAGCACCGTGCGTGGACCCAGTTCGCGCACGCGCGCGAGCACGGAATCGACCGCCAGCGGTTCGCCGCCGTTGAAGGCGTGGGCCGAGTCGCACCACCCGCAGCGGACATGGCAGCCGGTCAGCCGCACAAGCGTGCACGGACGACCGCTGAACTGCGACTCGCCGCAGATCGACTTGTAGATTTCACTGATCAGGAGCATGTCCCCGTCCACCGTCGGCGGGAGCGGCGCGCAGCCGAAGCTGCGCGCCCCCGCATGCGGGCCTACCGGTTGTCCCAGCGCGGGAACACCGGCGCGATGTCCACGGGGATATGGTCGAGCTTCGCGAGCGCCTCCGCCAGCACCTCGGGCATGCCGCCGTAGCGCTGGATGAAAGCCTGGCTGGCGGCGTAGTCGCCCTCGGCCTGGATCGTGCAGATCTCGCCGACCAGGTCGGCGATCGCCTGCTCGAAAACGGCCACGTTCATGCGGAACTTCCCGGTCTGCGCATCGTGGAGGATGGCGCCCTTCGCGACCAGGTAGTTGAACTGGATCGCGTTCGCCTTGCCGTGCGCCTCGCCGATGCCGAACCGCACGGAACGGAAGATACCGGCCAGGTAGGTCGCGGACTGCTGGCGGAAGATCGCCTCGGGGAAATAGCCCCGGCCCGCGCGCGTCAACATGAAGATGTCCCACTCGCCCATGGCGTCGGCCTTGGCCTCCTCCATCGTCGAGTAGGTGTCCTTCAATTCCAGCCGCACCTCGGTGTCGCGTCCGTCGACCTTGATGTTGCCCGGCCCCAGGCCGTGGCTCATCTCGTGCCACAGCGTGTGCAGGAAGAACGACTCGGCGGTCAGGTCGCCAAGCTGGTCGTCGGCCACCACCACTTGCGCGATGGGCACCAGGATCTGGTCGAACTTGGCCTTCATCACGTTGCGCAGCAGCACCTTCTTGGAGCCCTTGGCCTCGCGCACGCGCTCGTCGTTGGGCAGGTTGAAGGCGATGGTCTGCACGCCGGCGCGCGTGTCGCCCGCCGAATAGACCTCGTCCACGACCCGGATCGGCGACTCGCTGCCGCGATTCGGGTTCTTGTGGCGCTCGTCCATCGGGATCTGCGACTCGAGCCAGGGCAACTCGTCCTTGAACTTCGCCAGCCGCTGGCTCTCCACGGGGTCGGTCACCGTGACGAACGCCTCGAAGGCCGCCTTGTAGCCGAAGAGCCCGTCCTCGTAGGTCTCGTACGGCCCCACCGTGATCTCGACCGTGCTGTCGAGGTCCATCCACAGCAGATCGGACTCGTAGTAGTCGTCGCTGAGGAAGGCCGCCGCGCGCGACTCGAGGAACGCCTTGAGGCTGGCGTTGCCGGTCAGCGCCGCGGCCTCGCGCATGAGCGATGCCGCCCGGCCGAGTTCCGCCGCGAAGTACCGCGAATAGGGCACCGCCACGAGGCCGCCGTTCGCGTCGCGTCGCACCATCGTGAACAGGCCGTCGAGCCCGCTCGCATGGTCGGCGATGCGCGCCTTCTCGGCATCCGTCAGGTCGGTCGGGTAGTAGTTGGCGCCGGCCGGATGCGGCCACTCGCCCATGAAGGGTTCGTAATGGAAGCGGCGGTCCCACGGGCCCTTGTTGATGGCGAAATAGCGCCGCGCCGCGTCCTGCCGGTCGGCCGGCAACGCGGCGATGTGCGCCGCGAGTTCCGTTGCGCACGGCGTCGCCTGCACGCCGAACAGCGCGTCCATGATGCGCGCCACTTCCACGAGCTTGCCCAGCACGGCCTGTTCGCCGGCATCGAGATGCCCGAGCGCGGGGTCCAGCGTGGTCGGCACATAGGCGCGCACGCGCGCATCCAGGTCGGGTGTCACCTTGAGCTCGCCCGCGGCCGCCCAGCCGCAGTTCCCGTCGACGTAGGCCGGATGATCGGTCATGACCGCCTCGCTTGCCTGGCTGCATTGCGCCCCGCCGGACGCCACCAGCGCCGCCGTCAGAATGATCGCGGTCACCAGATTGATCGCGGTGACCAAATTGATCGCGGTGATTGAGCGCCGCGCGCTGCGCATGTCGATGCTCATGGGTCCTGCTCCTTCACGGAGTCGGGGCGGCCGACGCCCCGGCCTGCCGACCAACATGGCCCTGAAAACAAAAAACCGCGACCGGAGCCGCGGTAGACAGATGGCGGGAGCGACGAGACTCGAACTCGCGACCTCCGGCTTGACAGGCCGGCGTTCTAACCAACTGAACTACGCCCCCGCCTTTGGATTGGCGAGGGGGGAATATAGTCGCGATTCCGCTCCCAGTCAAAAGATTATTGTACCGGTCCGGTCGATTCCGGTTCCAGGTCGGCGACGTCACAGTCATAGACCTGCCCGACCCGCCAACCGGCCCCGAGGAAACGGGTTAGGTCACCGGCCAGGCTCGGGTGCCCCATCGCCACGGCCACGCCCGACCGGGCCGGGTGCAGGGCTGCGAGCACCGTCAGGGCCAGCGGCCGGTGGGAGGTCACGAGCAGCCGCACGGGCCGGAATCCGGCCCCCGCCGGGTCGCCATCCACGTGGCGCACCGCAGCGAACAGGCGCCCCAGCCGAGCGGTGAACGCGGCGCCGCTGCGCGCGTCAGCGGCGCCCCAGCGGTCGCCGGTGGTCGCGTCGATCCAACCCAGGTCCAGGTCGGGGTCGGCCCAGCCCGCGGCCGCCACGGCCCACAGGCGGGCGCGGGCCGCGCGCCAGGCCGGCGCCTCGACGGTGAGCGCCTCGTCCGTGAGGGCATCGAGGCCTTCCGGCGCCACCATGCCGGGCACGGCTGCCGGCGCCGCGGCGTCGTCGCCCGCGGGCAGCGCCCGCCAGGGGATCCCGCGGATCAGCAGCAGGTCGCAGCCGGCCGTCACCAGCGCCTGCAGCCAGGCTGCGGGCAGCAGGCCGGGGTCGACCAGGCCGCCCTCCAGGCCGTCGGGATCGGGCACGCCGGCCTGCTTCATCGGTAGCCGCAGCGCCCCCATGGTCACGTCGTCGGCCACCAGCAGCGGCGGCCCGCCGCCGGCAGACAGGGCCGCGCGGGCGCCCGCCAGGTAACCGGCGTCGAGTGTGGCGGGGAGCGAGGCACCACCATCGCCCGCGGCGACGGGCAGGTGCCCGACCATCAC
This region includes:
- a CDS encoding glycoside hydrolase family 3 protein, whose translation is MNEDLEATAAAALASRLVVGLAGPEPTPAEWAWLARYRPAGVILFGRNVTDPAQAQSLCARLRALVPGLEVMVDHEGGPVAQMAAAAGRPPAAWALGALDDVELTREVCRETGARLAQLGVTRVLGPVADVLEHPRNPVIGARAFGGDASLCARHVAAAVRGYRQAGLNVCVKHWPGHGGTATDSHLSLEAQLVSGCREPFVAGLAAGADAVMVGHLPVAAGDGGASLPATLDAGYLAGARAALSAGGGPPLLVADDVTMGALRLPMKQAGVPDPDGLEGGLVDPGLLPAAWLQALVTAGCDLLLIRGIPWRALPAGDDAAAPAAVPGMVAPEGLDALTDEALTVEAPAWRAARARLWAVAAAGWADPDLDLGWIDATTGDRWGAADARSGAAFTARLGRLFAAVRHVDGDPAGAGFRPVRLLVTSHRPLALTVLAALHPARSGVAVAMGHPSLAGDLTRFLGAGWRVGQVYDCDVADLEPESTGPVQ
- a CDS encoding peptidase, giving the protein MSIDMRSARRSITAINLVTAINLVTAIILTAALVASGGAQCSQASEAVMTDHPAYVDGNCGWAAAGELKVTPDLDARVRAYVPTTLDPALGHLDAGEQAVLGKLVEVARIMDALFGVQATPCATELAAHIAALPADRQDAARRYFAINKGPWDRRFHYEPFMGEWPHPAGANYYPTDLTDAEKARIADHASGLDGLFTMVRRDANGGLVAVPYSRYFAAELGRAASLMREAAALTGNASLKAFLESRAAAFLSDDYYESDLLWMDLDSTVEITVGPYETYEDGLFGYKAAFEAFVTVTDPVESQRLAKFKDELPWLESQIPMDERHKNPNRGSESPIRVVDEVYSAGDTRAGVQTIAFNLPNDERVREAKGSKKVLLRNVMKAKFDQILVPIAQVVVADDQLGDLTAESFFLHTLWHEMSHGLGPGNIKVDGRDTEVRLELKDTYSTMEEAKADAMGEWDIFMLTRAGRGYFPEAIFRQQSATYLAGIFRSVRFGIGEAHGKANAIQFNYLVAKGAILHDAQTGKFRMNVAVFEQAIADLVGEICTIQAEGDYAASQAFIQRYGGMPEVLAEALAKLDHIPVDIAPVFPRWDNR
- the queC gene encoding 7-cyano-7-deazaguanine synthase QueC, whose amino-acid sequence is MATARETAIVLVSGGMDSCVCLAEAAREFEVAALHINYGQRTEARELRAFGDLCDHYGVVRRLAADISYLKVIGGSSLVDASCAVETGLPEPGQGVPSTYVPFRNAHILSVGVSWAEVIGATALFIGAVEEDGSGYPDCRREFYDRFEAAANAGTRPDTQLRIITPLIRLDKGAIVRRGVELDAPLHLTWSCYTGEDLACGECESCRLRLRGFERAGLADPIPYRR